Proteins co-encoded in one Mycobacterium mantenii genomic window:
- a CDS encoding TetR/AcrR family transcriptional regulator, which translates to MAQPDRPLRADAARNRARVLDVAYETFAAEGLAVPIDEVARRAGVGAGTVYRHFPTKEALFQAVIEDRMQRLVDDGRALLESVGPGEALFAYLRSIVLQWGAADRGLVDALAGFGIDVATAAPEAEDAFLAMLDELLRAAQRAGTARQDIGGREVKAIMVGCQAMEAYDSALAERVTDVVIDGLRAGRER; encoded by the coding sequence ATGGCGCAGCCCGATCGCCCGCTGCGCGCCGACGCGGCGCGCAATCGCGCGCGCGTGCTGGACGTCGCCTACGAGACCTTCGCGGCCGAGGGCCTCGCGGTGCCCATCGACGAGGTCGCGCGCCGCGCCGGCGTCGGGGCTGGCACCGTCTACCGGCACTTTCCCACCAAGGAGGCGCTTTTCCAGGCGGTCATCGAGGACCGGATGCAGCGGCTCGTCGACGACGGGCGCGCGCTGCTCGAGTCCGTCGGCCCCGGCGAAGCGCTGTTCGCCTACCTGCGGTCGATCGTGCTGCAGTGGGGCGCGGCCGATCGCGGCCTGGTCGACGCGCTCGCCGGGTTCGGGATCGACGTCGCCACCGCCGCGCCCGAAGCCGAGGACGCGTTCCTGGCCATGCTCGACGAGCTGCTGCGGGCCGCGCAGCGGGCGGGCACCGCGCGCCAGGACATCGGGGGGCGCGAGGTGAAGGCGATCATGGTGGGGTGCCAGGCCATGGAGGCCTACGACTCGGCGTTGGCCGAGCGCGTGACCGACGTCGTCATCGACGGTTTACGCGCTGGGCGAGAGCGCTGA
- a CDS encoding SDR family NAD(P)-dependent oxidoreductase: protein MAKWTTADIPDQSGRVAVITGANTGLGFETAQALAGHGARVVLAVRNLDKGKDAAARITARSPHADVALQELDLTSLESVRAAADQLRSAHDRIDLLINNAGVMYTPKSNTKDGFELQFGTNHLGHFAFTGLLLDRLLPVAGSRIVTVSSVGHRILADIHFDDLQWERRYNRVAAYGQAKLANLLFTYELQRRLAPHGTTIAAAAHPGMSDTELMRNMPGPLQFAFERIAPFVAQNPAMGALPTLRAATDPAVLGGQYYGPDGPGQTRGYPKIVGSSAKSHDVDRQRRLWAVSEELTGVVYPLD, encoded by the coding sequence ATGGCCAAGTGGACCACCGCGGACATCCCCGACCAGTCCGGCCGGGTCGCCGTCATCACCGGAGCCAACACCGGCCTGGGCTTCGAGACCGCCCAGGCGCTGGCCGGACACGGCGCCCGCGTGGTGCTGGCGGTGCGCAACCTGGACAAGGGCAAAGACGCGGCGGCCCGGATCACCGCCCGCAGCCCGCACGCCGACGTCGCGTTGCAGGAGCTCGACCTGACCTCGCTGGAGTCCGTCCGGGCCGCGGCCGACCAATTGCGGTCCGCGCACGACCGCATCGACCTGCTGATCAACAACGCCGGGGTGATGTACACGCCGAAGTCGAACACCAAGGACGGCTTCGAACTGCAGTTCGGCACGAACCACCTGGGCCACTTCGCCTTCACCGGCCTGCTGCTGGACCGGCTGCTCCCGGTCGCCGGATCGCGGATCGTCACGGTCAGCAGCGTCGGTCACCGCATCCTCGCCGACATCCACTTCGACGATCTGCAATGGGAACGCCGCTACAACCGGGTCGCCGCCTACGGGCAGGCCAAGCTCGCCAACCTGCTGTTCACCTACGAACTGCAACGGCGGCTCGCCCCACATGGCACGACGATCGCCGCGGCCGCGCACCCCGGCATGTCCGACACCGAGTTGATGCGCAACATGCCCGGCCCGCTGCAATTCGCGTTCGAGCGGATCGCACCGTTCGTCGCCCAGAACCCGGCCATGGGCGCGCTCCCCACCCTGCGCGCGGCCACCGACCCGGCGGTGCTCGGTGGGCAGTACTACGGACCCGACGGCCCTGGCCAGACGCGGGGCTATCCGAAGATCGTGGGCTCCAGCGCCAAGTCGCACGACGTCGACCGGCAGCGGCGGCTGTGGGCGGTTTCCGAGGAGCTCACCGGGGTGGTCTACCCGCTCGACTAG
- a CDS encoding M24 family metallopeptidase, which produces MDRSTAEDVRVQRLLDAERKAAQLFDEIERRAMIRPGLAEKELSDDIHHLAGEMFGVTRHWHRRIVRAGANTLQPFHERPPDRLIVEGDIVFLDLGPIFEEWEADFGRTFVLGADPHKTAVRDALPRVWEAGREYFEERPDVTGAELFDFVVGVAHAEGFEWGSRIAGHLIGEFPHKKIAGPGVEWYIMPGSNKPMRRTDPRGRTCHWILEIHLVDRSRGFGGFYEQLLDLP; this is translated from the coding sequence GTGGACCGATCGACCGCCGAAGATGTTCGCGTGCAACGACTGCTGGACGCCGAACGCAAAGCCGCGCAACTGTTCGACGAGATCGAGCGGCGGGCCATGATTCGCCCCGGGCTGGCCGAGAAGGAACTGTCCGATGACATCCACCACCTCGCCGGCGAGATGTTCGGGGTGACCCGGCACTGGCACCGGCGGATCGTGCGGGCCGGGGCGAACACGCTGCAGCCGTTCCACGAACGCCCGCCGGATCGGCTGATCGTCGAGGGCGACATCGTCTTCCTCGACCTGGGTCCGATCTTCGAGGAGTGGGAGGCCGACTTCGGGCGGACGTTCGTGCTCGGCGCCGACCCGCACAAGACGGCCGTTCGCGACGCCCTGCCGCGGGTGTGGGAGGCCGGCCGCGAGTACTTCGAGGAACGTCCCGACGTCACCGGGGCCGAGCTGTTCGACTTCGTTGTCGGGGTGGCGCACGCCGAGGGCTTCGAGTGGGGCAGCCGCATCGCGGGCCATCTGATCGGCGAGTTCCCGCACAAGAAAATCGCCGGCCCGGGCGTCGAGTGGTACATCATGCCCGGGTCAAACAAACCGATGCGCCGCACCGATCCGCGCGGCCGCACCTGCCACTGGATCCTCGAGATCCACCTCGTCGATCGCTCGCGCGGTTTCGGCGGGTTCTACGAGCAGCTGCTCGATCTGCCCTGA
- a CDS encoding cupin domain-containing protein: protein MSLVVPPYPPARYTKDEPEISAWLKRADQPPDYETSGVKYHYLANQQDTAGDYGLYRVDIAPAGGGPPAHFHRAMSEAFFVLSGTMKLYDGTEWTDGRQGDFLYVPPGGVHGFRNEANDPASILMLFAPGAPREAYFEGFAALADMTDDERREWFIRHDNFWVQ from the coding sequence ATGTCCCTTGTCGTGCCGCCCTATCCGCCAGCCCGATACACCAAAGACGAACCGGAGATCAGCGCCTGGCTCAAGCGGGCCGATCAGCCACCCGACTATGAGACGTCCGGGGTCAAGTACCACTACCTGGCCAACCAACAGGACACCGCCGGCGACTACGGGCTCTACCGGGTCGACATCGCCCCGGCCGGCGGCGGGCCGCCCGCGCATTTCCACCGGGCCATGTCCGAGGCGTTCTTCGTGTTGTCCGGAACGATGAAGCTCTACGACGGCACCGAGTGGACGGACGGGCGGCAAGGCGACTTCCTCTACGTGCCGCCCGGGGGCGTGCATGGGTTTCGCAACGAGGCGAACGACCCGGCATCGATCCTGATGTTGTTCGCGCCCGGCGCGCCCCGCGAGGCCTACTTCGAAGGCTTCGCGGCGCTGGCCGACATGACCGACGACGAGCGCCGGGAATGGTTCATCCGCCACGATAATTTCTGGGTGCAGTAA
- a CDS encoding TetR/AcrR family transcriptional regulator, whose product MAKKPLTPGPRDERGVLAARIVAAARDEFAENGWAGTTIRAIARAADVDPALVYHYFGSKEKLLDAATNPPQKWLDNVAKVWTTPVDRLGAAVLRLMLDSWADEEIGPTLHAILQTAAHEPTTREKLRRVVAGSLMGVAQLGSDEHERLVRSGLIASQTIGLALMRYVWQIEPLASMTDDEAIAAIGPNLQRYVDGDLKGVR is encoded by the coding sequence ATGGCGAAGAAACCGTTAACTCCCGGTCCGCGGGATGAACGCGGGGTGCTGGCCGCGCGGATCGTGGCCGCCGCCCGCGACGAATTCGCCGAAAACGGTTGGGCGGGAACCACAATCCGCGCGATCGCCCGGGCCGCGGACGTCGATCCCGCGCTGGTCTACCACTACTTCGGATCGAAGGAGAAGTTGCTCGACGCGGCGACCAACCCGCCGCAGAAGTGGTTGGACAACGTCGCCAAGGTCTGGACCACGCCGGTGGACCGGCTCGGCGCCGCCGTGCTGAGGCTGATGCTGGACAGCTGGGCCGACGAGGAGATCGGGCCGACGTTGCACGCCATCCTGCAAACCGCGGCGCACGAACCGACCACGCGCGAGAAACTGCGACGCGTGGTCGCGGGCAGCCTGATGGGCGTCGCGCAGCTCGGCAGCGACGAACACGAGCGCCTGGTCCGCAGCGGCCTGATCGCATCGCAGACCATCGGCCTCGCGCTGATGCGCTACGTCTGGCAGATCGAGCCGCTCGCGTCGATGACCGACGACGAGGCGATCGCGGCCATCGGTCCCAACCTGCAGCGCTACGTGGACGGCGACCTGAAAGGCGTGCGTTAG